ATTGCTCGATCGGATTGTTGGTTATGCCAACCAGTTGAAAGCAGCAAACATCTCGCAGGAAACCCTGAAAGCTACCACCAAAGAGGTCACAGAAGAGGCTATTACCGCTTTTAATGATATCTACAACGAAGTGATTGGTATCTGCAAAATTGCTTCCTCCTATTACAAAGATGATAAACTGAAAAAAGAACAGTTTACTTTCAGCAAAGTGGTGGCCCGCATGAGCGCCGCCCGTAAAGTCGCTGAAGAACCGGTGGAATAGGTTTAGTTAAATTGGTCGTGTTTAAGAATCCCTCTTCGGAGGGATTTTTTTTATCAATTCAGATAAATCTAGGCAAAGTCAGCAATCATTTTTGCGAATATGATAAGGATTCCATGCTTGAAAGGTGATAAGAGGAATTCGCTCTTGATGTTGGAAAATGCGACCTCAAGCTAGGGTGCTATACGATGCTTACCAATGATATTTACCGAACGAGACAACGTAATTTATACGGATAGAAAAATTAAATCCGAAATAAAAGAAGGCATGCATATATGACTGATAAATTCCGGAATAAATATCGGGTAGCGTCCAATCGCTGGCAGTTTTGGGACTATTCTGCACCGGAACACTACTTTATTACCATTTGTGTTGCCGGGCATCAATGTATTTTGGGCAATGTTTTGAATAAAAAAAATGCGATTATCCGAATACGGAAGAATCGTCGAAAATGAATTTCAAAAAATTCCCGAATATCACAAACGGGTCGTATTGGACGAATGGGTGGTAATGCCCAATTATATCCATTGTATCATTACATTGGGCGATTACGATTTTGATAATGGCGTTTTATTGTTCGATGATAATAGCGTAGAGAAAATTCATGAATTTTCTCTACCATCATTCCCGTTACAAAACCCCAATATCAAACAGATCAAACAATACCGCAAACAGCGGCGGAAAATGATAATTCCAAAATTGGTAGGGAAATTTCAGATGCAAACATCAAAACAAATAAACATTCTGCGCAACACACCCGGTGTAAAAAATTGGCAATCCAATTATCACGATCACGTCATACGAAACGATGATTCGTATAAACGAATTCGTCATTATATTTTAATTAATCCCCAAAAATGGGAAGAGGATACATTCAACAGAGAGTGAATTTTACCGGGAAAGCTTTGTAAAACGTTAACACAAATAAGGCCTGATTCAACCTCATCACACCGAAGCCCAACCTCACCACACCGAAACCTTACCTCATCACACCGAAGCTCATTTTCCCAAGGCGGAAGCTTCACTTGCGCAGTTCGAAGCTCATTTGATCAAGGCGGAAGCTCTACCGGCGAAGTTCGAAGCTCATTTGATCGAGGCGGAAGCTCTACCGGCGAAGTTCGAAGGAAATTTGTGCCAGTTCGAAGCTCGACCTTAACACTTCGAAGCGTTACCTCAACAGGCGGAAGCCTGTTTTCCGCAGGCGGAAATTGCAGCTCTAATTTTTCCCGTCTTCGTTCTTCGCATATTGCGACGGCGTCATATTGAATTCGTTTTTGAACTGGCGGGCGAAGTATTTCGGGTCGTTATAACCTACGCGGTAGGCAACCTCGCTGACGGTGAACTGGCCTTGTTTGAGGAACTGGGCCGCACGTTTCATCCGGATACTGCGGATGAATTCCACCGGTGTTTCTCCCGTGAGCGACGAGATTTTTTTGTAGAGGTTTACCCGGCTCATGCCCAGCTCCGAGCTCATTTCCTGTACCGAGAACTGACTGTTGGCGATATTTTTCTCCACTAAATCAATGGCTTTTTTGATGAAGATTTCGTCCAGCGAGGTGATTTCGATTTCGCTGGGGCTGACATCGATTTTCTTGCGGAAGGCTTTCTGTAGTTTCCGGCGTTGGGCCAGCAGATTCTTGATGCGCGATTCGAGCAGCTTGAAGTTGAACGGCTTGGTGATATAGTCGTCGGCACCTACATCGAAGCCTTCCATCTTCTGGTTGTCGGCCACTTTTGCGGTCAGCAGAATAACCGGGATGTGCGAGGTTTCGGCCGTAGTCTTGACTTTCCGGCACAGGTCTATGCCATCCATCACCGGCATCATCACATCGCTGATAATTAAATCGGGCAGCGATTTTGACGCGATTTCCCAGCCGGTATGTCCGTCGCCCGCTTCGAGCACTTCGAAGGTGAGTTTGAAATTGTCCTTCAGGTAAAATCGGAAGTCTTCGTTGTCCTCCACCAACAACAATACCGGTTTGGTATTTTTCGACGGCTTGCCGGTTGTTTCGCTTTCTTCTGCAGTTTCCGGCTCCATAACTACCGAAGGCTGAGCTGCCGGTTGGCGTTTCCAGCTTGCTTGTACAGCTTTCGCCGAAGTTTCCTTGCCGAATACCAATGGCAACGTCACCCGGAAACAGCTGCCTTTGCCTGGCTCGCTCTCTACGGTAATAGTGCCGTTTTGCAACTTCACATATTCATTCACAAGCGCCAGTCCGATGCCGCTTCCCTGGTTGTAATCGGAGCCGTTGGTGTCATCCTGGAAGAAGCGCTCGAAAATGCGCTGTTGTTTTTCTTCCGGAATACCAATACCGGTATCGCTGATGCTGATTTCGATGGACGGCTGTTCTTTTTCGTTCAAACGGACATCCACATGTACGTCGCCGTTTTCGGAGGTGTATTTGAAGGCATTGGAAAGCAGGTTCAGGAGAATCTTTTCCAGCTTATCGTGGTCGAAATACACGGTGATATTTTCTACATCGGTCTGGAAATAGAGATGAATATTCTTTTTCTCCGACAGGTCGGAAAACGATTCGGTGGTTTCGCGAATGAAGCTGACAATTTCGCCCTCGCTCGGTCGGAGCTTAATCTCCTGGAATTCGAGTTTCCGGAAATCGAGTAGCTGGTTCACCAGGCTGAGCAAACGCCGGCTGTTGCGGTAAATCAGCTGCAGGTGTTTTTTCTCCTCGTTATCTCTGGCCTTTTGGAGCAGTTGTTCGATGGGTGTGATGATAAGCGTAAGCGGCGTGCGGAATTCATGACTGATATTCGTGAAGAAACGGAGTTTCAGCATGTCGAGTTCGTGCAGGCGGCGTGCCTTGATTTTTTCCCGTTCGATCTCGAATTTTTCGTGCTCCCGCCTGATAATCCGCTGGCGCCACAGCCAGATGATGAGCAGAACAAAGAGTACATAGGCGATATAAGCGTAAATCGTTTGCCAGAAAGGAGGGAGGATGTTAATCTTCAGGGTAGCGCCTTCCTGGTTCCAGTAGCCGTTGTTGTTCGATGCCCTGACGCGCAATGTGTATTCGCCCGGGTCGAGGTTGGTGAAGGTGGCCCGGCGGTTCTTCCAGTCGGTGTAAATCCAGCTGTTATTAAAGCCTTCCAGTTTGTAAGCAAATTGATTTTTTTCCGGATGGAAATAACTTAGTGTGGAGAAAGCTACCGAGAAGAAGTTTTCGGCGTGCTTCAGCGTGATTTCTTTGGTGTCGGTAACGGATTGCGGCAATAACACACGGCGGTTAAATTTTTCACCTACCCGGATGGTTTGGTTGAAAACCTGCAGGTTGGTGAATACCACTTTCGGTGTGTTTTTGTTTTCAATAAGGTTTTCGGGATTAAAAAAGTTGATGCCGTTCGGACCACCGAAGAAGAGCTGCCCATTGCGGGTGACATAAGCCGCCCGTTCGTTGAATTCCTTGGCCTGCAACCCGTCTTCGTCGTCATACTGTTTGATGCGCACGGCAAAATCGGATACCTGGTCGCCTTTAACGAAAATCTGAACCAGTCCCTTGATGGTTCCCAGCCAGATATTGTGTTGTTGGTCCTCTACTATTGAAACAATGTTGTTCGTCGGTAAGCCGTTACTTTTCAAAATACGCCTGAACTGACCGGTATGCTCGTCGTACACATTCAGACCTTCGGGTGTGCCTACCCAAATCCATCCGCGCGAATCGGCTAACAGGCAATTCACCGTATTGCTGCTCAATGTCGTGGTGTCTTTGTCGGTATGAAGCAGGTTACTGAATTTTTGGGTTCTTGTATTTAAGATGCTCAGGCCATCGGGCGTGCCAATCCACAGGCGGTTTTGTTTGTCTTCGACCAAAGAAATGATAACATTGGAAACGATGGAATTCGCACCGCCGGTACGAAAATGCTGAAAACTTTCCGTATCACGGTTAAACCGGTCGAGTCCGCCGCCCAGTGTTCCAATCCAGAGATTGTTAAATGAATCTTCGTATATCGACCAGATATTGTTATCGGATATACTGGTTGAATCTTTGGGATTGTGGGTGTAGTGAGTGAATTTTTTCCCGTCGAAACGGTTAAGGCCACCGAAGTAAGTTCCAATCCAAAGTTTGTTTTCGTGATCGATAAACAGTGACACAATTACATCGTTGGAGAGGCTGTTCTGGTCATCGTCATGATGAACGTAATGGGTAAATTTTCCGGTTTTCCGGTTATAGTAGTTTAGTCCGCCGCCATTAGTCCCAATCCACAAATTCCCTTTTTTGTCTTCGGCAAAGCAGTTAATATCACCAAAGTTCAGCCCTTCTTCATTTTGAGGCGTATACCGGATGGTGTTGAACAGGATCAGGTTTTTGTGATAATAGCTAATTCCCTCTTTATAGGTTCCTATCCAGATAATCCCTTCGCTGTCACGGAACATGGACGTGACGCTGTTGTGAGCAATGCTGTGGACGTTGTAGGTTTCGTGTGTCAGGTAGCGTATGGTGAAATCTTTTTTGTCGAGTAGGTTGATGCCTCCGTGGTCGGTGGCTATCCAGATGTTGCCATCCGAGTCCTGTGTGATACCGGTAATGATGTTGGTGTTAGTATGAGTAGGCCTGGAAGCCTGGTCGATGTGGACAAGTTTTCCGGTGGCAGGCTCATAATAAAAGAGGCCGATGGCATGGTCCTGTGTCGAAATCCAGATATCGTCATCTTTGTCAATAAATATGCGACAATCCAATTGTTCCCCGGGATACCGGTCGTGTAGGAAGCTGGCCTGAATCTTCGCTTTCATACTTCCTTTGGGCTTGATTTCCAGGTAACCATCCTGATGGATGAGCCACAGGTTTCCTTTTGAATCTTCGGCCATGGAAATCACATCAGAGGTTGCCTTTACACCATTGTTATTGGCGAGATGTTCTAACGGAACAATATCCTGATGGAGGGTATTGAAGCGAAATACCCCGTAACCGCTGGTCATCAGCCAACTCTGGTTTTCACTGTCGGTAAAAAGGTTGATGAAATGATTAATGAATTCAGGGTGTTTTTGCAGAACAGGAGAATTGGAAAACGAGAAAGTCTCTGTTTCCGGATCGTACACGTTAAAGTCAGTTTGGGTTCTGACCCATAGTTTTCCATCGCAGTCCTGGTTGATTGCCGCGATGATGTTGTTGTCAATCGATGTACTGTCGGACGGATTATGTGTGAAAGTTTTAAAGGAGTAACCATCATAGCGGTTCAACCCAGATGTAGTTCCGAACCACATAAAGCCTTGCTTGTCACGCAAAATGCATGTAACATGATTATTCGATAACCCGTTTGTATTATTTATCTGGGCAAAGTTGTATTGTTTCTGTTGAGAAAATGCGGAAACACTTGAAAATACAGTGATAAGCAGTATTAGGATAAAGTTGGTGAATCTGATTTTCACAGGCCGGCTTTTACTTGATTCAGTTCCGCAATTTAATAAAAGGTTGGTATTTCCTGAAACATTCGTAATAAACGCGGATGATATTCTTAGAAATGGGGCCGACAGTAGTTCTGTTACCACAATGTTGTACCGGAATGAAGCTTGTCTTTCTGTTGCAAAACAGACCGAAAACTCCATCCCGGGATTTATGGCAATTTAATCTGACGTTCCGTCAAAAATACTCCGGCAATCCTTCCTCAATTTGTTCGTGTTGCCAGACGATAAAGAGTTGTTCATCCTCAAAGCACTCCTTCGGTTGTTTTGCGTTGATCAGCTGCAGTAGAATATTGGATTGATTCGGATGCAGTGATAAATCATTCACAACAAAACCCGATTCGATGTATATGTTGCGGGCAGAGGTTAATGAGATGCGGCTCACATCCGGAATATCACCGGTTTGCTCGCTCAGCCGCATGTTGGTGTACGAAACCAATATCTCTTTCGTAACCGGAAGAAAGTGTTCCAGTATTTTGGCTTTGAGCAGTACTTTGGCTTGCTTGTCGTTAACTTGAATTTCACCTTGTTCGCTTTCCGGAAGTTGAGCAAACAGTTGCCGGAATTGCACCCAGTCGGAAACAACGATGGCCAAATTCCGGATGTATCCTTTCTCAGTTATCTCCTCGAACGGTTTGACAATAAACGGAGCCAGTTTATTGCGGAATCCCGATTTCTGATAACGGCTTTTGTAAGCATACGAACAGTAATTCACCGGCAGGTTGATTTGTTCCTGTTTCGTATACTCCAGAATTTTTAAAGCCGTAATCTCCGAATCGGGTAGAGTTACTCTCGGGCCATGGGCGAATTGAAAGTTTCGGTCGATTAGCTTTGGCAGATTGTAGGGCGTTAATCTCATCTGGTGCAGGTTCAGATGCGACAACCCGGCTTCGGCCAACTCTTTTACTGCTTTCTTTAATTGCTCGAGTTCATCAGGCACGGCCGGAACTTCCACTGTTACTACCGGAATGATGCCAATCGCTTGTTTCACCTTTTTTAGGTTATAGTTGGTCGCCCCGATGTCGAACCGGATTTCATTCAGGCCCAGTTCAGCGAGTTCTTTCAGCTTTTGGGGTGTAGAAAGAATGCCATTGGTATACATCCAGATGTAGAGCTCGTTCCCAAATGCATCTCTCAACGCTTTCAGAAATGTTTTTACACGCTCGAATGTCAGGAAAGGCTCGCCGCCACTAAAACTGACGCCTTTGAAGCCCATCTTTTTTATGTAGGCGACATACTCTTCCGGTGTGTGAAAATCGATGGTTTGTGTTTCCGGTACGCCAATGGTTTCCTGTGGAGCAGGACAGTAAAAGCAATGTGCATTGCAACGGTTGTTGATGAAAAGACAGCTCCATTCGCCTGCACCGCAAAGCCGGCAGCCCGGCGATAGATTTCTGGTGTCGACTTTCGTTTCCTTAAATCCGGTTTGAATGTTGTCTTTTAGTCGTTCGAGGATTTGGTCCCGTTCGGCTTCCAGTTCAATTGCTTCGTAATGCCCCAGCCATTTCAGCTGGTCGTAAAAAACACCATATTCCAGACGATTTCGTTCGACGAGATCGTTCCGGTACTTAATTAAGGCGTTCATCTTTTATTTCCTCATGAAACCTAACGATATCAATGTTTAGCTCTATTCGGTTATACGAAAAAAGCGAGCAAATATATCGAATTTTCCAATCAGAATTTCAGCCGGAACCAGTATTCATCGTACGGATGATTAAATAGATTCATTCTTGTTTTTTTGAATTAGGGACACCATTTTTTCATCGCATAGGATTTGAGATCCTTCACCCGTAGGGAGTTCATGAAAAAATCCTTTATTTTCTCCTTCGCATTCCTTATCTTCTTATGGATAGAGTTATGCTTAGAACGTTTTCGTCTGACAATCATCATAACCAGTTTTAATCTCATGTTAATTATAAATAAGTGGTGTGCTTTTTTCAATCCGGAACGGTTCCAGGGATGGGGGCGCAAAAGGCGTTATTTCGAGGGCTGGTACTATAAGATGGTTAGCGCAGATGAAACTAAAGCTATTGCTGTTATTCCGGGTATTGCGATGGATGAAGCCGGAAAAAAGCAAGCCTTTATTCAGGTTCTTGACGGACAAAAACATACTTCCGAATACTTTCGTTTCGATGCGGAACAGTTCCGGCCGCAGGCACGAAAATTCCAATTCTCGATTGCCGGCAATCATTTTTCATTTGATACAATACATTTAGAATTGCCCGCCCTTTCAGGCGAATTGCATTTCTCGGGTATGATTTCCTGGCCAAAGCCCTGGTATTCGCCGGGAATTATGGGCCCCTACGCGTTCGTGCCTTTTATGGAATGTTACCATGGAATCGTCAGTATGGATCACTGCATCGAGGGGAAGCTGCAGTGGAATGGTGGATCTGTTGACTTTTTTGGTGGACGAGGTTATACTGAGAAGGATTGGGGACGGTCGTTTCCCAGTGCGTATATCTGGATGCAAAGCAACCATTTTTCCCGTCCGGGAATTTCTCTGAAGCTTTCTGTCGCGAACATTCCCTGGATACGAAAAGCTTTTGTAGGATTCATAGCCGGTTTGTGGTTGGACGGGAGATTAATTCGTTTTACGACATACAACAAGTCGGTTTTGCGTAAGTCTTCAGTCTCAGCAGAAATGGTTGAATTGATCATTGAAAATCGGAGCTACCGGCTTGGGATTCGCGCCTGTCGGGAAAAAGCTACAGAGCTGGCTTCACCTATTCATGGATTTATGGAAGGAAGGATTGAAGAAAGCATGACTGCGAACATTGATGTGGAGCTGTTCGATAGAAAAAGAAGGGTGATAGTATTTAAGGATACCGGGCGAAATGCTGGTCTGGAGGTAGCCGGAAATATTCAGGAAATTATCCTCTGAGGACTTTACGGATAAAGTGCCATATTTTTCTTTACTTCACTTCCACGGAATAACGAAATGTAATCGATTGTATGAATCTTCCCGATATACACAATGATAATGTAGCCCGATTCCTCGATAGCACGGCTGTTGTCCAGGAAACTGCCGAGCAAATCATGAAGGACTTTGCCATGTTTGGCATTACCATCACTTTCTCAGGAAATACGGATCATGCATACCACGAATTACATGAGCAGTTGGTCGATCAGATTCGTCATCTGCTAACCAATGATTATCAACGGCTTTTGTCGGTGCTTTACCAGGTGGATATTACGCAAAGGGAAATTACACAGGCCGGTTTGGATTTGCCCGATTATAATGAGATGGAGGTATTGGCTCATCAGATTATCGTGCGTGATTTGAAGAAGGTGCTGACCCGACGTTATTTCAAATCACAAGGGTGATGTAGTTTCAAATGAACCGTATAAAAACACAAATGGGAACCATTCTTTGACGAATAGTTCCCATTTCGCTGTTGAAGTTTGCACTTCACAGTGTCAGGTTACGGTTATTGTGGCCGGCTACATGACCGTCCGAAGACTTTCTTGCAACCTCAGGCTCTTGGATAATGTTTGTTACAACATCATCTTCAAGCTGTCCCTTCGGCGTCCCGGGAGGACACCTTCCCGGACGAAGCTTCTTTCAGGCTATCTCTGTCTATCTGTTCCGAAGAACTGATTGACAGTCGATGAAGTGAAACAGGAAATAAATCCTTTGTTCCGGCTTCTTTCTGCAAACATTAACCGGAGTTGCTGTTGCAGAGCCATCAGATTCAGTTTTGAAATGAACGTTTCCGTTTATCCGCGACCGACTGGTAGTTCGATTGGATGTTACTCCTTTCGCTTTCCAGGCTTCAGCTCCTTCAACAAGCAGGTTTTGCAACCTGAACGATCGGAATCGGGCCCCAATTAAGTGACTTTTTTCTTCTCCTTGTTTCCGGCGCGACCTTTTATCGCTCACCTGATATATGCAAATTACAATGTTTTATTTATCAGGCAAGTGTTTTTAGCAAAACAAAATCAACGAAAAACAAACAAGAGATATTAACAATTGTTGATAACGCTTGTAGGCCTTGTTTCTATTGATTGTTTGGGATTGCTGGGGCCGGATCTTCAGCAACAATCGGTAGAGCTAAGGAGAAAAATTATTCGCTAATAATGGTCAATCGCCCTTCTTTTTGGGGATGCAACACTTTATTTTTCAGTGCGTAGTGTTTGAGTGCTTCGTAATCCAACATTGCTTTCGGATTATTTTCACCGATGATTCTCTGGAATTGATTCGGTGTCCGGTTCAGAATGTAGTTATTCAGCGTGACGGAAATTGAATCATTGGGAGGTAGGGGAGTTCCGTTTCGATAAACTGAAAGGGAATCACTTTCCAGTTGGTAGGTGTATTTTATGCCGGAAACCTGAAAGAGTTGCCCTGTTTTACTGTTCACGTTGGCTTTGATTAGTTTCTCCAATTGGTTTCCGGTTATTTTTACCAGGCATAGCTTATTCCCGAAAGGCAATAATGAACGGGCAGACTTCAGTGTGAAAGTCCCTGCGGGAACATTGGCGCGAATGCCTCCGCCATTGATGAGTGCTACATCGGAATGATACGCCGCCCGAAAAGCATCGGCAATCAGGTTGCCGGTAGCGCTTTCACCCGTAATTCCTTCCCGGAAGGAGAGAGGAACTTCCAGCCGGGCCAGTGGTTCCGAAAGCTTTTGATTCATATCGTTCCGATAAAATACTTCGAGTTTGCGAAGTTGCGGGTCGGACGAGACTGTTGAGTCCAACGGAATGATTTCGACAGATGGCCTTCCTGTTTTCCGGAGGATAACATGTGCAACCGAACTCATATTTCCCGCCGGAGCGATAATCGGGCGTTTTCCCTGGTAAAATACATTGCTGTTGTATTCATGCTCTTCTTCCGTAAAAACGAAGTCAATTTGAGGAAATGCGTTGAGTAATTTTCTGTTGGTTTCCAGGTCGGTTTGTGTAACGGCAATAATCCAGTCAGGGTGCTGCGATTTTATCTGAGGTAAAACTTCGGATATGGCTTTCTTCAAATTTTCCTGGACAACGCCTCCGTCATTTAACGTTGTGTTCATTGCGTCTGTTAAGCCGATAAAGGCAACCCGGATGCCGTTAAAATTGTGAATGATGTAATGGGGAACATCGGCGAACGGTTTCCCAGAAGGAGACTGAAGATTGGTTGAAAACCACTTGAATTTGGACTTTTTGACGAGTGAGGCGGCGTGAGCGGAACCAAAATCAAATTCGTGCTGACCAAAATTGCAAAGGTCGAGCGGAATTTGATTAAAAGCCCGAATCATCGGCCAGCCTTTGTACATTCCTCCGAATAAAACACCTCCGGCCAAATCTCCACCGTGAATCAGGAAGGTATTCTGATTTTCTTGCCGGATGCTGTCTGTTATTGTTTTCAGACGGGCGACACCGCCTCGTCCGCCGGGAACATCTTCTACAGGAAAGATGCGATGGGCATCGGTGAAATAAAGCAAATCGACTTGTTGGGCTTTTGCTTTTGATGTTATTCCTAACATTATCAGCAGAAGAATAGAGATAAGTTGCCGCATCACCTGACCGGATTAAGATTTTGGCGTGAAAATAGAAAAAATGGTTGATGTGTTGGAGAGAAAAGAATTGGTAAAAACAAAGGGGGGAGGAAGGATGAGGCTATAAAACACAAATGGGAACCATTCGGAGGAATAGTTCCCATTTCGCTGTTGAAGTTTTCACTTCACAGTGTCAGGTTACGGTTATTGTGGCCGGCTACATGACTGTCCGAAGACTTTCTTGTAACCTGAGGCTTTTGGACAACGTTTGTTACAACATCATCTTCAAGCTGTCCATTCGGTATTCACGAAGATTACCTTCCCGGACGAAGCATCTTTCAAGCTATCTCTGTTTTCGTGTTCCGAAGAACGGTTCAACAGGCGATGAAGACGTCTTGGGAAATGATTCCTTGTTTTCATCTTCTTTCTGCAACATTAACCGGAGTTGCTGCTGTAGAGCTTTGAGATTCAGTTTTGAAATGAACGTTTCCGTTTATCCGTGACTGACTGGTAGTTCGATTGGATTTTACTCCTTTCGCTTTCCAGGCTTCAGCTCCTTCAACAAGCAGGTTTTGCAACCTGGATGATCGGAATCGAGCCTCAATTAAGTGACTTTTTTCTTCTCCTTGTTTCCGGCGCGACCTTTTATCGCTCACCTGATGAATGCAAATTACGACGAATCAGTTATTTGTCAAATGTTTTTGGCAAAACAAAATCAACGAGAAACAAACAGGAGATATGAACAATTGTTAGTAAGTACTTCAGTCCCTTTGTTTAAGCCATCTTTGAGATGTTATCAGCGTGAAAAATTCGGTTGTTTAATCGAAAGGGGGTTGTTGACGGCGTGATTTTTTCTCCGAATGTTGCTTTTTATTTTCCAACCTTCGGCGGCGTGAAGCCAATGTAGGACGGGTTGCTTTTCTTCGCTTTTGTGGTGTAAGTGCATGATTGATGAGGCGATAGAACCGGTCAATTACTTTTTCTTTGTTTTTCAGTTGAGAGCGATCATTCTGTTCGGTCAGTATCAGTTCGCCTTCCTTGTTCATCCGGTTTGCCAGCTTGCGTATCAATATGGCTTTTTCGTCGGTGGACAATAACCCGGACGATTCGATGTGGAATCGAAGTTCCACTTTTGTATTCACCTTATTCACATTTTGCCCACCTGCTCCGCTACTGCGCGAAGCACTAAATTTTAGTTCCGGCATGAAATTACGATGGACTAACATGATATTGGTGTTTTATTGAGCAAAGATAATGGATCGAGTCCTGATTCCTGATAAGAAGAGGGCATTTTCCTCCGATAAATGCCTTTCAGCTTAACAATAATTCAATTCTATTAATATTTTTTAAACAGGTTAAAGTAAACTACTCTTTGTGCTCAATTGTTTTTCTGTTGATTTAAAATGAATGCCTTATGAACGGAAACAATGCAGTGGAATCGGAACTTAATGACCTGACCATTGATGAACTAAAAGAAAAACTTCAAACTTCCGAAAAAGGCTTGTCCTCCGAAGAAGCGTCGAATCGACTGAGCCAATACGGGCCTAACAGTCTAAATGAACACAAACAGAATCCCGTACTCAAATTTCTGAAAAGTTTTTGGGGACCTATT
This Prolixibacter sp. NT017 DNA region includes the following protein-coding sequences:
- the arfB gene encoding alternative ribosome rescue aminoacyl-tRNA hydrolase ArfB, whose amino-acid sequence is MLVHRNFMPELKFSASRSSGAGGQNVNKVNTKVELRFHIESSGLLSTDEKAILIRKLANRMNKEGELILTEQNDRSQLKNKEKVIDRFYRLINHALTPQKRRKATRPTLASRRRRLENKKQHSEKKSRRQQPPFD